The Neorhodopirellula lusitana DNA window CCGACTGTGGGATACCTTGGAACTGAACGTGCCAGGGGCTCCGGCCATGCAAGGCTTGTACACTCCAGAATTGGTATGGCAACAACACAATCCTTATCCCAACTTGGAAGCCGCCAATGAACTTTGGTTGTTCATCGATGAGGCTGCCAGTGGAGTTCAGAAGGGCGAATCGCTGAGTGATGAGAGCGAGATTACCTCGGGCCTACGCCAAGTGCTCGCGATTCTTGCCGGTGGCGTTTATGCCAAGAAAGATGGCAAACTGACTCACACGCCGCTGTTGCAAACCGGGCCGAAGTCCGGCTTGTTGGAAGCTCGCAAGGTGGCTGACATCATGAGCGGTGGAAGCTCGCTTGCTCGTGAAATCCAAGGCATTAACCCTCGTGTTCCCATCGCGATGGCAATCGAAGACACCAGTTCGGCCGACAGTGAAGATGCGGATGCGAAAGCTGGGATCAAGGTGGTCTACGTCGCTGACACGGACATTATCTTGCCCGAGTTCTTGTTGATCCGAGCCGATCCTGACCAAGTCGCTGAAATGCGATTCCAATTCCAAAACGTTACCTTTGCGTTGAACTCGATCGATTGGTTGACGGGCGACAGCAGCTTCATCGAGGTGCGAAATCACGAACCCATCTTCGCTAGCCTGAAGATGATCGACTCGACCAAGGAAGAGGCTGCCAGCGAAGTTCGTTTCCAAAGTCGTGAGTTTCAAACCCAGTTCGATGAAACGATCCGAGAGGCTCAAGAGAAAATTGACACCGAGCTTCAATCGTTGCGTGAGGAAGTGGAGCAACTTCGCGAAGACCAGGCTGATGGCGAAGTGCCACAAAGCGTTCTTCAAGAAAAGTTGACGGCCTTCCAGATCAAGCAAGAAAACCAGCAGCGGGTGCTTGCGGTTCGCCGCCAGAAAATGGAGCGTGAACGTGACCAGAAAATTGCCGACGTTCGCCGCAAGGCAGACCAGAAAGTGACAGCGATCCAAAACCAAGTGAAGACGCTCGCCGTCGGCCTGCCCTGCATCCCACCACTGTTGGTGGGCGTGGCCGTGTTCGCACTGCGACGTCTGCGTGAGCGTGAAAACATCAGCAAGAGCCGACTGAAGTAGTTGGCGGTGCGTCGCCGTTGCGGCGTTGTTTAACTGACATTCAACATTGAAAACTGAACACTCAAAGAGTTGAGACAAACGTGAACGAAGGACAAAAAACCGGACTGTTTTGCGTTGCCGGAGCAGCGATGCTTGCGGTTGGATTGTTTCTTTCTTGGCCAGCGGCTGAGCGTGAAGAAACTTCGATTTCTGCGGGCAAGAATCTGTTCGAGAAGTTTAAGGATCCATTGGCGGCGACCAGCCTGAAGATGGTGACTTTCGACGAAGAGCAAGGACAGATTGATACGTTCGAAGTCCGCCGTGATCGCGAAAGCGGTGTGTGGTCAATCCCGTCTCGTAAGGGCTACCCTGCCGACGCGGTGGAACAAATGAAGGACGCTGCCAACTCGTTGGTGGGTCTCCAGATTTTGGATGTGCAAACTCGCAACGCGGAAGATCATGAAGCCCTGGGTGTTGTTGAGCCGAAGCTTGAAGACATCGAAGTCGGCGACGTCGGTGTGGGGCGTTTGGTGACGTTCCGCGACGAGGCACAAAAGGATCTCGCTTCGCTAATCATTGGTAACCCAGTCAAGGACGAAGAGGGCAAAATCTACGTCCGTAAGCCAGGTCAAGACCCGGTTTACGTGGTCAAGTTGGATGAGTCGGCGCTGTCGACGCGATTTCAGGACTGGATCGAAGAAGACCTGCTGAAGCTGAGCAGCATCGATATCAACGAAATGACGATCAAGGATTACGCTGCTTCGATGACTCAGCGTGGGATCTCGTTGACGCGTAACTACTCGGCAACGATTGCAGCGGAAGGCTCCGATTGGAATTTGGTTGAGTTGTTGGAGTATCAGTCTGACAATCCTTTGGCGGATCCGACCAAGGTTGAGGTTGCAGCCGATCAAACGCTGAACACCGAAAAACTCAATGACATTAAAAACGCGTTAGACGATTTGAAGATCGTTGACGTCGTCCGCAAGCCGGATGGCATGAGCGATAACTTGCGGGCTGACAAGGACTTGATTTCCGATAACGAAGCGGTCAGTTCACTTGCGTCGCGTGGGTTCTTCCCAGTTTCGGCTGGAACGACTGGTGAGTTCGAGGTTCTTTCAGCGAACGGCGAGCTGAATGTGTCGGTCAATGACGGTGTTGAATACGTCTTGCGATTTGGAAACGTTTCAGGGCTCAGCGAAGCGGATGGAGCCGATGACGAAGCGGAAGCGGCAACAGGTGTCAACCGATACCTGTTGGTGACGACGCGCGTGGATGAAGAGCAGTTCCCGGCACCGGAGTTGAAGCCGGTTCCGCAAACGATTGAAGAGCTTGCAGCGATGTTGGGCGTCAGTGCAACAAACGAAACCGAAGAGCCAGCTGCTGAATCGAGTGAGGCTGGTGCCGATATGAAGGAAGCTGGATCGGAAGCTGAAGCCACTGAGTCGGAGTCCGAAGCGACTGAAGATCAAGCGGAGATGAAGCAGGAAGAGGCAACGGATGCGGAAGGTACCGATTCCGAAGCGACGGAATCGCCCGAGCCAGAAGCCGCCGAGCCTGAAACCGCTGAGCAAGATGAGCCCAAGGCGACCGAGGAAACTGACGCTTCAACGGCTGAGGAAGCTGTTGAGAAGGCTTCGGCTGAAGCCGACGTTAGCGGGAGTGGCGAAGCGACTGGTGAAGGCCAAGGCTTTGCGGACGAAGAAGAAGGTGAAGAGTCCGCCGAAGGTGAAGAATCCGAAGATGAAGAGCCCACCGATGTGGATGAAGATTCGGATGAGATCGCATTTGCTGACCTTGGTGAGGATGAGAAACAGGAGCGTCTTGAAGCCGAGCAAGAGAAGATTCTGAAAGAGAACACTCGAATGTTGGACGAACGCAAAGATCGTTTGAACGACGCGAAACGTCGAGTTCGTGAACTGAATGCTCGCTTTGCCGATTGGTATTACGTGATCCCAGAAGACACCTACCGTGAACTTCGGATCCAACGCGACGAACTGTTGACGACTTCCGAGCCCGCACCGGCCGGTCCTAACGGGCAAGGCATCCAGCTCGATGGTTTGAGCGCCCCTCAATAGTCTCGCCACTTCTTGAAAGTGTCAGTGCTTTTTCGCGTCGAGTACGCGATTAAGCAGGGGGGACACTAGCGACGAAGCAATGTAATCGTTGTACTCTGTTCTTCATCTCGATGGAGACGGTTTAAAAATCGCCTCGATCACCAGTCAGGGAGCGTTCAACGCTTCCTTCACTTCGAGGTTTGAAGAATGGAACTGAACTGGATCGATCAGGCGTTTATCGTCGGTTTCTTTTTGTTGGCACTGGCGATTGGGCTGTATGCGGCTCGGCAGGCTGGTGAGAACTCGGCTTCGTTCTTTCTTTCCGGGCGACACATGCCCTGGTGGTTGCTCGGGATGTCGATGGTCGCGACGACCTTCTCCACGGACACACCCAACCTTGTTACCGACATCGTGCGGAAGAATGGTGTAGCAGGAAACTGGGTTTGGTGGGCATTCCTGTTGACGGGGATGTTGACCGTTTTCTTGTACGCCAAGCTATGGCGACGTTCGGGCGTGCTGACGGATATCGAGTTCTATGAGCTCAGGTATAGCGGCAAGACTGCAGCGTTCTTGCGTGGCTTCCGTGCGTTGTACCTGGGCGTGTTTTTCAACATCATGATCATGGCCACGGTGTCGTTGGCGGCGATCAAGATTGGCGGCATCATGTTGGGGCTGCAGCCGTGGGAGTCGATCGTTTATGCGTCGGCGGTCACGGTTTGTTTTTCAACATTGGGCGGCCTGACTGGGGTGCTGTTAACCGACTTCTTCTTGTTCTTTATCGCATTGATCGGTGCGGCCGCGGCGGCGTACTTCGCGGTCCAGCATCCGGACATTGGAAGCTTGTCGACGCTGTTTTCTCATCCAAACGTTGTGGACAAGCTATCGTTGTTGCCGCAGTTGCAATACGCGGCGGATGGCAGCGTGACCTCGGACAGCATGAACCTGTTGATTTCGGTATTGATCATGCCCATCGCGGTGCAGTGGTGGAGCGTTTGGTATCCGGGCGCGGAACCGGGCGGGGGCGGGTATCTGGCGCAGCGGATGTTGGCGGCTAAGAATGAGCGTCATGCGACCGGTGCGGTGCTGTTTTTCAATGCGGCTCACTACGCGTTGCGGCCTTGGCCATGGATCCTTGTCGCCCTTTGTTCGATGATCGTGTTCCCCGACCTGGAAAGTTTGCAAAGGGAATTTCCAGGCGTTGACGCTAGCATCATCAACGATGACCTCGCCTATCCAGCGATGTTGAAAGAAGTGTTACCCCATGGCTGGCTCGGGCTCGTTTTGGCCTCGTTGGCCGCCGCTTACATGTCAACGATTTCGACGCACCTGAACTGGGGTTCGTCTTATGTGGTCAATGATTTTTACAAACGGTTCGTCAAACCGGACGCGTCCGAAAAGCAGCTCGTTTTTGTCGGACGAGTTTCGACGGTGATGATGATGGTGTTGGCCGGTTTGTTGGCGTTGCAGCTAAGCAACGCACTGCAGGCTTTTCAAATTTTATTGCAGATTGGCGCAGGAACTGGGCTGATCTTCATCTTGCGTTGGTTCTGGTGGCGGATCAACGCGATCAGCGAATTGGTCGCGATGGCGGTCTCGTTCGTGGTGGCGATTTCGTTCCAGTTGGGCCAATTTGGGTTGGAGTCATGGCAGGAATTGCTGATTGGCGTCGCAGTCACGACGGTGGCTTGGGTGGCGACGACCTTCGTGACTCAGCCGACCGATGTGGAGGTGTTGAAGTCTTTCTGTTTGAAGATCAATCCCGGTGGTCCCGGTTGGCGACCTGTTTACGATCGGCTGGCGGCGGAAAATCTAGTGCCAGCGGATGAACCGGTGCATCTCCCCACGGCGATCTTGTGCATGGTGTTGGGGACCGCAGCGGTTTACGGAACGTTGTTCGCGTCGGGGCTTTGGATGTACGGGCAAACGACCAACGCGGTCATCCTGACTTGCGTGGCGGTTGTTTCGACCGGGATCCTTATCCGATTATGGACCCGCAAGAACGGGATCTAGGCCTTTTCGTTCTCGGTTATCCGTGTGGGTTACTCTTGCGGTTTCGATATTCCCGCGGGGATGCATCGTTGAGTAGCCGAAATTGTCGGCTGAAATAGTTGCTGTCGCTGAATCCGACTGCCATGGCGATGCTGGTGATGCTTTGGTCGGTTTGTTGCAACAGCTGGCAAGCATGTTGGATTCGTCGCCGGATCAAGTACTTGATTGGCGGAATCCCCATCGCCAATTCAAAAGTGCGAATGAAGCTGCGGCGAGACATACCCGAGATCTCAATTAGCTCGTCTAGTGTGATCGGATCGGTGTGATGGCTTTCGATGTGGGCGATTGCCTCGGCGATCCGTAGCAGTGACTTGCTTTGTGGGTTGCGTGATCGGCTGTAGCATCGCGACAAAAAGGTGGCTAACTGAAGGAGCGTGGTCGTCGCCATCACGCCGAAGCCGGGGCCGCGTTCGTCGAGTTCCTTGCCCAGTTGGTCGACCAAGCGAATGGCGTCGGCAAGTTCGGCGGGGGACAGTTGCAATCGGCTGCTAAACATGTGGCGTTTCCGCCACGCCGGTTCCAGCGTGAACAGGGTGTGGTAGCCCGGCAGCGATAACAAGTCGCTGAATGACATGGGAAGTTCGCTGGCGTCATAAAGCACGTTGATCAGACGCAGGCAGTCCATGTTCAAGTAATCGTGTGGGCGGTCGCCGCCAATGACAAAGGTGTCCCCAGCGGTTAGCTCATACGTGTCCTCGCCGGTGATGTGAACTCCCTTGCCGCCGGTGATGATGACGATCTCGGAGAACTCGTGAGAATGCAGGCCGAAGGGTTCTTGGGGGTCTCGCCGTTCGACAACGATCGGGAAGCCATCGGGGTGGAACCAGTCCTTCTTCCTGAGCTTGCGAATCAAGTGATTGTGCTGGTGAGGGGAGTGGTTTGGTGAGGTGAGTTTTCGGCTTTTGACATGCAGGCTTCTGGGTTGCCGCCGTCGGGGGTGTTGGCTTCTGGGGTGCCGGCTATCGGGTTGTTGGCTTCTGAGGGGCCTGCTTTCGGGGATTCACGTCAAATTTCGAGCCTCTGGGGGGCGAAGAGCGGGCATTTGCTCGTTAAATCCACCTTGTGGCAATATTGTGCTATTGGGTGACACGATCGTCAAGGTTTTGTTCTAGCCGGGGGGCTAGTATTGGGGCTCTTTGGAGTCCTTGAGGGTCTTCTAGGTCAGATTCAGTCCCCTTCAAACGAACTTGCGTGATGACAAATACAGCGAATATTGAGAACGCTTTTCAGCTTGCCAAGGAACGGTATGCGGCGATGGGAGTCGATGTCGACATTGCGTTGCAGAGGATTCGCAACGTTGCAATCTCCGTTCATTGCTGGCAAGGCGATGATGTCATGGGATTTGAGGGCGATGAAGGTGCTCTCGGAAACGGGCTTGCCGTGACCGGGAACTACCCGGGGCGTGCTCGGACACCTGACGAATTGCGGGAAGACCTGCAGCTTGCCTATTCACTGATTCCAGGCCGCCACCGTTTGAATCTGCACGCGTTGTATGGCGAATTCCAAACGCCGGTGGACCGCGATCAAATCGAGGTCGAGCACTTTCAAGGTTGGATTGATTGGGCGGGCGATCAAGGTGTTAGTTTGGATTTCAACCCGAGCTATTTTTCGCATCCGAAGGCGGCTGACGGTTTCACTTTGGCCCACGCCGATGCGGGCATTCGACAATTCTGGATTGATCACGGGATCGCTTCTCGCAAGATTGCCGCAGCGATGGGCGCGGCACAGGGCAATCCATGTGTGAATAACTTTTGGGTCCCCGATGGTTACAAGGATGTGCCGGTCAGTCGCAGTGCACCGCGGGAACGTTTGGCGGCATCGCTTGATGAAATTTTCGCAGTCGACCTGCCTGCCGAACACACTCTCGATGCGGTGGAGTGCAAGCTCTTTGGGATTGGTAGTGAAAGCTATGTTGTGGGGTCACACGAGTTTTATATGGGCTACGCGATTTCGCGGAACAAGGTCTTGTGTTTGGACGCTGGGCATTTCCATCCAACCGAAGTGATCTCGGACAAGATTTCGGCGGCCTTAATGTACGTTCCCGAGTTGTTGTTGCACGTCAGTCGTGGTGTCCGATGGGACAGTGATCATGTCGTGACATATAGCGATGAATTGCAAGCGATCATGCAAGAGATCGTGCGTGGTCAGTATCTCGATCGAGTGCACATTGGTTTGGACTTCTTTGACGCCAGCATCAACCGGGTCGCGGCTTGGGCGATCGGCACTCGCAACGCGTTGAAGGCCGTCATGGCAGCATTGCTTGAGCCAATTGATCAGCTTCAGCAACTGGAGCGTGAGGGTGATTACACGGCGCGGCTGGCGTTAACGGAGGAGCTCAAGTCCATGCCGTTCGGTGCGGTCTGGGATTACTACTGCCAGTCGGTCGACGTTCCCGTCGGTGCGGAGTGGCTCGACAAGGTTCGCGATTACGAACAACGGGTTCAATTGCATCGGACCGGTGACTTGCAAGTTGCTGTTTCGTAGGTGAAGGACCTGTCGTTGATTGCAGCGTCGGTTGACGCTGCAAAACGCATTGACGATTGGACGCCAGTGTTAGCTCGGCGTCATTTTAGGATGTGAAGCGGCCAAAGTGGACGCAGCATTTCATTGCAATTTTCCTAGTTATTTCCCCAATCCAAGACGAGAGAATTGATGAGCGACGAGAATTCAGGCGGAGAATTTGAGCGTGAGCCGGTGCCAGATTCAGCACTGCTGGGGGCCGGTAAATTCTGGGGAATGTACGCGGGAGAGCATGCCGCGGGTACGGAGTTCATGATTGGACCGTTGTTCCTTTCGGCGGGTGCGAGCTTGTCGGACTTGATATTGGGGCTGTTGCTCGGCAACCTGCTTGCAGTGCTGACGTGGCGATTCCTGGTGGTGCCGATCGCGATGACAAAACGTCTGACCTTGTATTACCAACTCGAGCGGATTGCCGGTGGATCGTTGGTCAAGTTTTACAACCTGGTCAACGGATTGTTGTTCTGTTTTTTGGCGGGGGCGATGGTGACGGTCTCGGCGTCCGCGGTGGGGGTGCCGTTTAATATCACCTTCGATGTGCCCAGCAACATGTTTGGCTTGAGCAATCCGTCGTTCACCGCGCTGGTTGTAATCGTTGGATTTGTAATCGCGGCGATTGCGGCAGGCGGTTACGAACGCGTGGCTCGTTTTGCAAACGTTGCGGCACCGTGGATGATCGGTGTGTTCGCAGCCTGTGGGATTGTTTCGCTCGCACAAATGGATGTGACCAATTGGGCTGCACTGACGGAGGGGAAGTTTTGGAGCGACGGCATCGCGTTTGTTCAAGAGAAAAACGGTCCCCAGACTTTTGGCTTTTGGCAGATCGTTGTGTTCGCGTGGCTGTGCAACGGAGCGATGCACTTTGGCATGGCCGATCTAACGATCTTTCGATTTGCACGCAGCAAAGCGTCAGGCTGGGCTCCTGCGATCGGCATGTTTTTGGGGCACTACATGGCTTGGATTGCGGCGGCGTTGCTATTGGCCGCTTTGATCAAAATCCAGCCTGAGCTTGCATTGGGGGAGGATGGGCGAGTGGTGGCGAACCCCGGCATTTTCGCGTTTCAGTCGATGGGCTGGACGGGAATCATCTGTGTGGTGATCGCCGGTTGGACGACCGCCAACCCGACAATCTATCGGGCGGGATTGGCTTTTCAGGGCATCCTTCCCAATAGTTCTCGGACGACGATGACTCTTGTAGCTGGAATTGTCGCGACCATCGCAGGGGCATTCCCCAACTTGTCGGCGAAGCTGCTTGATTTCGTCGGGACTTATGGAACCGTGTTAGGTCCGATGGGGGCGGTGATCTTTGTCGATTTCTATCTGATGAAGAAGTTTGGTTTGCGTGACGAGTACGCGTTGCACAGTCAATCGAAAGTCAACATGGCGGTCATGGTCGCGTGGTTGTTGCCGGTTGCGGTCGGTTTGTATTTGATCTTTTGGCAGGGGGTTTTTGCGGCCTACGCCGTTATTCCATGCTGGATCGCATGTGGTGTCCTGTACCTCGTGCTTAGCAAGTTCACTCAGCATGGTTCGTCTTCGGATTCTTCCGCAGTGGAGACACTTGCTTAGTTTGGCCACGCCTGAAGTTTGCCCGCATCACTTTTTGAAAAGCAGATAGATGAAACCTCTTTGTAAAATCGCGTCCGTGATCACCCTGGGATTGGTTGTGATCCCTTGCCTGTTGCTTTTTCTTGGCATGGTCGGCTTGGATGCTGTGAAGTTGCTGGCCTTGATTGGCACGATTGGCTGGTTTGCCGTCACGCCGATCTGGATGGGCCGGGAAATGCCGGTCGATGCGAAAGAAGTGGAAATCTAGTTGGCTAACGGCCTATTGAAATCGCATGGCTTGAATAGCAGAGACGCTTCATCGGGCGGTCGGCCAGCCAGAATCGTTGCGTTCTCATACGCTTCTAGCCGAACGGCACATGGTCTGTGCCTACTACAGTCGAAAATCAACCGGCGGCTGAGGGTGGCGCAGGGCCTCGCGGAAGACTTCTGGGTTTGCTGGTCGAATCCAATTTCGGTCTGGACACCTTGGTTCTTGCTTTCATAGAAACGGAAAGGCGTACCCGTATTCCAACGCAACTTCCGAAATACAGAACCTAACATGAACTTCAACTTCTTCGATTGGCTTCGCGACGGCGTCCGGCAATCTGTGCTTTTAGGCGTCAGTGACGCTGTGGAGCAGATTGGTGCTCCAGACACCAGTTCCGAAGTGAACCCTGAAATCGCTGCTCTTTTGAGCGATGCCCCTGTTGCTCGCGGAGCGGCACCAGCGACCAAACGAAAGCGAGTGGCCCGCAAGGGAGCCCCGCAAAAGCGACTCGGCAAGTCGCTGCAAGAGCTCAATCCTCCTGCTTAATGACGCCTGGCTGCCATGGGATCTGCCTCACCTTAGGTGGGTTCCTTGCGAATCAGCGAAGCGTGCGAGTACACTAAGTCTCACTTTAGGTGGAGTTCGTGCGCTTTCGTTGCGTGGAGCTCCTCTATGGAGGTGTGTCGATTAGCTCATGTGGGCCGGTTGGGATGAATGTTCTCACCGAGCTTTCGGTTAAAGTCGTGTTGAACTACGCTAAGAGCTCCAATGTCGGGGCCTTAGGTACTTGAGCGACTATGCTGAAGCTGCGACAATCCCGAGCGAAGTGTCGTCAATCTAGTTGCAGTGTCGTCAGTGTTGGCAAGTTCGAATGCTTGCTGGCAGGTGAGTTCCCAGTCCAGACTGGGCAGTGGGCTAGAGTGTTGACGGTATAACGACTCAGGTAGGAAAGACTCCGGCCTAGTAGGAGCGTTAGGCTCCTGCCG harbors:
- a CDS encoding DUF4340 domain-containing protein; protein product: MNEGQKTGLFCVAGAAMLAVGLFLSWPAAEREETSISAGKNLFEKFKDPLAATSLKMVTFDEEQGQIDTFEVRRDRESGVWSIPSRKGYPADAVEQMKDAANSLVGLQILDVQTRNAEDHEALGVVEPKLEDIEVGDVGVGRLVTFRDEAQKDLASLIIGNPVKDEEGKIYVRKPGQDPVYVVKLDESALSTRFQDWIEEDLLKLSSIDINEMTIKDYAASMTQRGISLTRNYSATIAAEGSDWNLVELLEYQSDNPLADPTKVEVAADQTLNTEKLNDIKNALDDLKIVDVVRKPDGMSDNLRADKDLISDNEAVSSLASRGFFPVSAGTTGEFEVLSANGELNVSVNDGVEYVLRFGNVSGLSEADGADDEAEAATGVNRYLLVTTRVDEEQFPAPELKPVPQTIEELAAMLGVSATNETEEPAAESSEAGADMKEAGSEAEATESESEATEDQAEMKQEEATDAEGTDSEATESPEPEAAEPETAEQDEPKATEETDASTAEEAVEKASAEADVSGSGEATGEGQGFADEEEGEESAEGEESEDEEPTDVDEDSDEIAFADLGEDEKQERLEAEQEKILKENTRMLDERKDRLNDAKRRVRELNARFADWYYVIPEDTYRELRIQRDELLTTSEPAPAGPNGQGIQLDGLSAPQ
- a CDS encoding sodium:solute symporter family protein; this translates as MELNWIDQAFIVGFFLLALAIGLYAARQAGENSASFFLSGRHMPWWLLGMSMVATTFSTDTPNLVTDIVRKNGVAGNWVWWAFLLTGMLTVFLYAKLWRRSGVLTDIEFYELRYSGKTAAFLRGFRALYLGVFFNIMIMATVSLAAIKIGGIMLGLQPWESIVYASAVTVCFSTLGGLTGVLLTDFFLFFIALIGAAAAAYFAVQHPDIGSLSTLFSHPNVVDKLSLLPQLQYAADGSVTSDSMNLLISVLIMPIAVQWWSVWYPGAEPGGGGYLAQRMLAAKNERHATGAVLFFNAAHYALRPWPWILVALCSMIVFPDLESLQREFPGVDASIINDDLAYPAMLKEVLPHGWLGLVLASLAAAYMSTISTHLNWGSSYVVNDFYKRFVKPDASEKQLVFVGRVSTVMMMVLAGLLALQLSNALQAFQILLQIGAGTGLIFILRWFWWRINAISELVAMAVSFVVAISFQLGQFGLESWQELLIGVAVTTVAWVATTFVTQPTDVEVLKSFCLKINPGGPGWRPVYDRLAAENLVPADEPVHLPTAILCMVLGTAAVYGTLFASGLWMYGQTTNAVILTCVAVVSTGILIRLWTRKNGI
- a CDS encoding helix-turn-helix domain-containing protein translates to MIRKLRKKDWFHPDGFPIVVERRDPQEPFGLHSHEFSEIVIITGGKGVHITGEDTYELTAGDTFVIGGDRPHDYLNMDCLRLINVLYDASELPMSFSDLLSLPGYHTLFTLEPAWRKRHMFSSRLQLSPAELADAIRLVDQLGKELDERGPGFGVMATTTLLQLATFLSRCYSRSRNPQSKSLLRIAEAIAHIESHHTDPITLDELIEISGMSRRSFIRTFELAMGIPPIKYLIRRRIQHACQLLQQTDQSITSIAMAVGFSDSNYFSRQFRLLNDASPREYRNRKSNPHG
- a CDS encoding L-rhamnose isomerase; translation: MTNTANIENAFQLAKERYAAMGVDVDIALQRIRNVAISVHCWQGDDVMGFEGDEGALGNGLAVTGNYPGRARTPDELREDLQLAYSLIPGRHRLNLHALYGEFQTPVDRDQIEVEHFQGWIDWAGDQGVSLDFNPSYFSHPKAADGFTLAHADAGIRQFWIDHGIASRKIAAAMGAAQGNPCVNNFWVPDGYKDVPVSRSAPRERLAASLDEIFAVDLPAEHTLDAVECKLFGIGSESYVVGSHEFYMGYAISRNKVLCLDAGHFHPTEVISDKISAALMYVPELLLHVSRGVRWDSDHVVTYSDELQAIMQEIVRGQYLDRVHIGLDFFDASINRVAAWAIGTRNALKAVMAALLEPIDQLQQLEREGDYTARLALTEELKSMPFGAVWDYYCQSVDVPVGAEWLDKVRDYEQRVQLHRTGDLQVAVS
- a CDS encoding purine-cytosine permease family protein, with the translated sequence MSDENSGGEFEREPVPDSALLGAGKFWGMYAGEHAAGTEFMIGPLFLSAGASLSDLILGLLLGNLLAVLTWRFLVVPIAMTKRLTLYYQLERIAGGSLVKFYNLVNGLLFCFLAGAMVTVSASAVGVPFNITFDVPSNMFGLSNPSFTALVVIVGFVIAAIAAGGYERVARFANVAAPWMIGVFAACGIVSLAQMDVTNWAALTEGKFWSDGIAFVQEKNGPQTFGFWQIVVFAWLCNGAMHFGMADLTIFRFARSKASGWAPAIGMFLGHYMAWIAAALLLAALIKIQPELALGEDGRVVANPGIFAFQSMGWTGIICVVIAGWTTANPTIYRAGLAFQGILPNSSRTTMTLVAGIVATIAGAFPNLSAKLLDFVGTYGTVLGPMGAVIFVDFYLMKKFGLRDEYALHSQSKVNMAVMVAWLLPVAVGLYLIFWQGVFAAYAVIPCWIACGVLYLVLSKFTQHGSSSDSSAVETLA